The following proteins are encoded in a genomic region of Flammeovirga pectinis:
- a CDS encoding acyltransferase, whose translation MFLKEEKQKFIGIGSIIVSREYISIGKGTHVAEYTVIRDQDHLISDLNKFHTKPIIIKENVWICNKVSILKGTTINSNSILGAHAVVNKDIPANSLAVGIPVEIK comes from the coding sequence ATGTTTCTAAAGGAGGAAAAGCAGAAATTTATTGGCATAGGTTCGATAATAGTATCTAGGGAATATATTTCTATTGGTAAAGGGACTCATGTCGCAGAATATACTGTTATAAGAGATCAAGACCATTTAATTTCAGATTTGAATAAGTTTCATACTAAACCAATTATTATTAAAGAAAATGTTTGGATATGTAATAAAGTTTCAATTCTTAAAGGAACTACAATTAATAGTAATAGTATTTTAGGGGCACATGCTGTAGTAAATAAAGATATACCTGCAAATAGCTTAGCAGTAGGTATTCCTGTGGAAATTAAATAA
- a CDS encoding glycosyltransferase family 4 protein yields MIIYIISNINKAIAFEWIAKEFNQDIYFIILNPFKDSDLEIYFRENNIKYSFLRLTSKKDYPLLFMKIMQLFLKFKPKVVHTHLRDANFLGLTTSWLLRIKKRIYTRHSSTFNKELYPQSVKYDKLCNYLATDVVAISQNVRDVLLEEGCSKEKIHLIHHGFDLDAFTKVNEKDVTLLKKKYDIPHDSIIIGVIARYINWKGHNYIIEAFKRIRKENPKCLLILANALGPDKERIQNLLKNKLIENSYVEIPFENNLFALYKCFDYYIHTPINKEIEAFGQTYVEALAARIPSVFTLSGVAPEFIKDKQNALVVPFCDSNAIYNAMKLYLSNGELQKTIIRNGKIDVQNYFTLNLFFTKLKSLYQ; encoded by the coding sequence ATGATTATTTATATAATATCAAATATTAATAAAGCAATAGCTTTCGAATGGATTGCAAAGGAATTTAATCAAGATATCTATTTTATTATTCTAAATCCATTTAAAGATTCTGATCTTGAAATTTATTTTAGGGAGAATAATATTAAATATTCTTTTTTAAGATTAACGTCTAAAAAAGATTATCCTTTACTCTTCATGAAAATAATGCAACTTTTCTTAAAGTTTAAGCCTAAAGTAGTGCATACACATCTAAGAGATGCAAATTTTTTAGGTTTAACCACATCATGGTTATTAAGAATAAAGAAGAGAATTTATACAAGGCATAGTTCAACTTTTAATAAGGAACTTTATCCACAATCTGTAAAATATGATAAGTTATGTAATTATCTAGCGACAGATGTAGTAGCAATTTCACAAAATGTAAGAGACGTATTGCTAGAAGAGGGATGTTCAAAAGAGAAAATACATTTAATTCATCATGGCTTTGATTTAGATGCTTTTACTAAAGTAAATGAAAAAGACGTTACTTTATTGAAAAAGAAATATGATATACCTCATGATTCAATAATTATTGGAGTAATTGCAAGATATATTAACTGGAAAGGACATAACTATATCATTGAAGCGTTTAAAAGGATAAGAAAAGAGAATCCAAAATGTTTATTGATATTAGCAAATGCTTTAGGTCCTGACAAAGAGAGAATTCAAAATTTGTTAAAGAATAAATTAATAGAGAATTCATATGTAGAAATACCTTTTGAAAATAATTTATTTGCCCTTTATAAGTGTTTTGATTATTATATTCATACTCCAATTAATAAAGAAATAGAAGCTTTTGGACAAACGTATGTTGAAGCATTGGCAGCTAGAATACCTTCAGTTTTTACGTTATCAGGGGTAGCTCCGGAGTTTATAAAAGATAAACAAAATGCTTTAGTGGTACCTTTTTGTGATTCTAATGCAATATATAATGCTATGAAACTTTATTTAAGTAATGGTGAATTACAAAAAACTATTATCAGAAATGGTAAAATTGATGTTCAAAATTATTTCACATTAAATTTATTTTTCACTAAACTAAAATCATTGTATCAATAA
- a CDS encoding glycosyltransferase family 2 protein: protein MDDLLFSIIIPTYNRANFIEKTIDSALNQSYKEFEIIVIDDGSTDNTEEFIAQNYKESVKYLKVLNGERGAARNKGAEVAKGNYVYFLDSDDLLYPNHLEEAYNFIDKNNSPTIFFQQYEFTLEDDRKKINYRPKNNIINKELIMNGNFLSCHGVFINRDFFQQNKFNEDRNLAGSEDYELWLRIASKENIYFNPKVTSTLVYHDDRSVLNYSSDKLIKRKLLFLETLKNNSLVYKFYKSNWNQLSSDAYSYISLHIALTKKDKLIAWKYYLYALILYPKTLTSKRSFAIIKHLIF, encoded by the coding sequence ATGGATGATTTATTATTTTCTATTATAATACCAACATATAATAGAGCAAATTTTATTGAAAAAACTATTGATTCAGCATTGAATCAAAGTTATAAAGAATTTGAAATTATCGTCATTGATGATGGTAGTACTGATAATACAGAAGAGTTTATAGCGCAAAACTATAAGGAATCAGTGAAATATTTAAAAGTTTTAAATGGAGAAAGAGGTGCAGCAAGAAATAAAGGTGCAGAGGTAGCAAAAGGAAATTATGTTTATTTCTTAGATTCTGATGACCTATTATACCCTAATCACTTAGAGGAAGCATACAATTTTATAGACAAGAATAATTCCCCAACTATTTTCTTTCAACAATATGAATTTACTCTTGAAGATGATAGGAAGAAGATAAATTATCGACCTAAGAATAATATCATTAATAAAGAGTTAATTATGAATGGTAACTTTTTGAGTTGTCATGGGGTTTTTATTAATAGAGATTTCTTTCAACAAAATAAATTCAATGAAGATAGAAATTTAGCAGGTTCTGAAGATTATGAATTATGGTTAAGAATTGCATCTAAAGAAAATATTTATTTTAACCCTAAAGTGACTTCAACATTAGTTTACCATGATGATAGAAGTGTTTTAAACTATTCTTCAGATAAGTTAATAAAGAGAAAACTATTATTCTTAGAGACATTAAAGAACAATAGTTTGGTTTATAAATTTTATAAATCTAATTGGAATCAATTGTCGTCTGATGCTTATTCATATATTTCTTTGCACATTGCTCTAACAAAAAAAGATAAATTAATAGCATGGAAATATTATCTCTATGCATTAATTTTATATCCTAAGACATTAACAAGTAAAAGGTCATTCGCAATAATTAAACATCTAATTTTTTGA
- a CDS encoding glycosyltransferase, with the protein MKNILYISYDGMTDPLGQSQVLPYLKGLSENGYSITLISFEKEERKDKKAYIQKIVEKIGIDWYPLNYTKNPPIVSTVIDVQRLKTLAFKLHQEKQFRIVHCRSYISALIGLEMKKKLGVKFIFDMRGFWADERVDGNIWNLSNPIFRLVYAYFKKKEKDFLRYSDINISLTNNGLQVINEWDKSKNFSKTVVIPCCADTILFTIKNTTHQSFVLGYLGSIGTWYLLDEMLDFYLRLLIKQPNSIFHFLTKDDPNLILSKCKDKNIPLSNILIEESEREDIVQKTSTWDYSIFFIKPAFSKKSSSPTKQGELMSMGIPVICNSNVGDTDFVINKYNSGFLIDSFDISSYDEVIDEILSNNSIFDKEKIREGAIEYFNLENGIKKYLAIYNNL; encoded by the coding sequence TTGAAAAATATTTTATATATCTCTTACGATGGGATGACAGACCCTTTAGGTCAGTCTCAAGTGCTCCCTTATCTTAAGGGGTTATCTGAAAATGGTTACAGTATAACTTTAATTTCTTTTGAAAAAGAAGAGAGGAAAGATAAGAAGGCATATATTCAGAAAATAGTTGAAAAAATAGGAATAGATTGGTATCCCTTAAATTACACGAAGAATCCACCTATTGTTTCTACAGTTATTGATGTTCAACGTTTGAAGACGTTAGCTTTTAAGCTACATCAAGAAAAGCAGTTTAGAATTGTTCATTGCCGTAGTTATATTTCTGCTTTAATAGGGTTGGAAATGAAAAAAAAATTAGGTGTTAAATTTATTTTTGACATGCGTGGATTTTGGGCTGATGAAAGAGTAGATGGAAATATTTGGAATTTGTCAAATCCTATTTTTAGACTAGTGTATGCTTATTTTAAAAAGAAGGAAAAGGACTTTTTGAGATATTCTGATATTAATATTTCACTGACTAATAATGGCTTACAAGTTATTAATGAATGGGATAAATCTAAGAACTTCTCTAAAACAGTGGTAATACCTTGTTGTGCTGATACTATTCTTTTTACAATTAAAAATACTACACATCAATCATTTGTATTAGGATATCTAGGTTCCATAGGAACTTGGTATTTATTAGATGAAATGTTAGATTTTTATTTACGTTTATTAATAAAACAACCTAATTCTATTTTTCATTTTTTAACGAAAGATGATCCTAATTTAATCTTATCGAAATGTAAAGATAAAAATATTCCACTATCAAATATTCTTATTGAAGAATCAGAACGAGAGGATATTGTACAAAAAACCAGTACTTGGGATTATTCTATATTTTTTATTAAACCGGCATTTTCTAAAAAATCATCATCGCCAACAAAACAAGGGGAACTTATGTCGATGGGCATACCAGTAATTTGTAATAGTAACGTTGGAGATACTGATTTTGTAATAAATAAATATAATTCAGGTTTTCTAATTGATAGCTTTGATATTTCATCTTATGATGAAGTAATTGATGAAATATTATCTAATAATAGCATTTTTGATAAAGAAAAAATACGTGAAGGTGCTATTGAATATTTTAATTTAGAAAATGGAATTAAAAAATATTTAGCGATATATAATAATTTATGA
- a CDS encoding glycosyltransferase family 4 protein, protein MKKILFLSPYPIGCAPSQRLKYEQYYTSIEKSGYKIETSSFIDEDFWKIIYKKGSFAKKILFTLKGYIRRIFDLFRLKEYDIIYIHLWVTPFGFPIFEYLVRKLSSKVIYDIDDMVFLGHSSSANRLFQELKGTKKMLYLMKNSNHVITCTPKLDEFVRKYNRKTTDISSTINTENYTIKNEYSNTKTIVIGWSGSHSTSKYLYLLEDVFKSLSKKYNIKIKVIGDASFQITGLTIDAQDWDELTEVEELQKIDIGVYPLPNEEWVLGKSGLKALQYMALGLPTVATAIGANYRVIENGISGFLVNSKEEWYITLEKLIVDANLRKKIGTKARINVVENYSIQSTSSTYLKIIDSLS, encoded by the coding sequence ATGAAAAAAATATTATTTCTATCACCTTATCCTATAGGATGTGCACCTAGTCAAAGATTGAAATATGAACAATATTATACATCTATTGAAAAGTCTGGTTATAAAATAGAAACCAGTTCATTTATTGATGAAGATTTCTGGAAAATTATATATAAAAAAGGTTCATTTGCCAAAAAAATATTGTTTACACTGAAAGGTTATATTCGAAGAATATTTGACCTTTTTCGATTGAAAGAGTATGACATTATTTATATCCATTTATGGGTAACCCCTTTTGGATTTCCAATATTTGAGTATTTAGTAAGAAAATTATCATCAAAAGTGATATATGATATCGATGATATGGTTTTTCTTGGTCATTCCAGTTCAGCAAATCGCCTTTTTCAAGAATTAAAAGGGACAAAAAAAATGTTATACTTGATGAAGAATTCAAATCATGTTATAACATGTACTCCAAAATTAGATGAGTTTGTACGGAAATATAATAGAAAAACTACAGACATATCTTCAACTATTAATACTGAAAATTATACAATTAAAAATGAATATTCCAATACAAAAACTATTGTTATTGGTTGGAGTGGCTCTCATTCTACCTCAAAATATTTATATCTTTTAGAAGATGTTTTTAAATCTCTAAGTAAAAAGTACAATATTAAAATAAAAGTTATTGGTGATGCAAGTTTTCAAATTACAGGTTTGACTATTGATGCACAAGATTGGGATGAATTAACAGAAGTAGAAGAGTTACAGAAAATAGATATAGGTGTTTATCCTTTACCTAATGAAGAATGGGTTTTAGGAAAAAGTGGTTTAAAAGCACTACAATATATGGCATTAGGTCTACCAACAGTAGCCACAGCAATTGGAGCAAATTATAGAGTTATTGAGAATGGAATTTCTGGCTTCTTAGTTAACTCCAAAGAAGAATGGTATATTACTTTAGAAAAATTAATTGTTGATGCCAATTTACGAAAAAAAATAGGAACTAAGGCTCGAATAAATGTAGTGGAGAATTATTCCATTCAATCAACGTCGTCGACTTACCTTAAAATTATTGATTCTCTTTCTTGA